From the Macaca nemestrina isolate mMacNem1 chromosome 7, mMacNem.hap1, whole genome shotgun sequence genome, one window contains:
- the ANPE gene encoding aminopeptidase N, translating into MAKGFYISKSLGILGILLGVAAVCTIIALSVVYSQEKNKNAKSSLEASTTPSASATTSNPTLATTLDQSILWNRYRLPNTLKPDSYQVTLRPYLTPDDRGLYIFKGSSTVRFTCKEATDVIIIHSKKLNYTLSQGHRVVLRGVGGSQPPDIDRTELVEPTEYLVVHLRGSLVKDSQYEMDSEFEGELADDLKGFYRSEYMEGDVKKVVATTQMEAPDARKSFPCFDEPAMKAEFNITLIHPKDLTALSNMLPKGPSTPLPEDPNWSVTEFHTTPKMSTYLLAFIVSEFTYVETQASNDVLIRIWARPSAIAAGHGDYALNVTGPILNFFASHYDTPYPLPKSDQIGLPDFNAGAMENWGLVTYRENSLLFDPLSSSSSNKERVVTVIAHELAHQWFGNLVTMEWWNDLWLNEGFASYVEYLGADYAEPTWNLKDLMVLNEVYRVMAVDALASSHPLSTPASEINTPAQISELFDSISYSKGASVLRMLSSFLSEDVFKQGLASYLHTFAYQNTIYLNLWDHLQEAVNNRSVQLPTTVHNIMDRWTLQMGFPVITVDTSMGTLSQEHFLLDPDSNVTRPSEFNYLWIVPITSIRDGRQQEDYWLMDIRAQNNLFRTSGNEWVLLNLNVTGYYRVNYDEENWRKIQTQLQTDHLAIPVINRAQIINDAFNLASARKVPVTLALTNTLFLIEETEYMPWEAALSSLSYFKLMFDRSEVYGPMKNYLKKQVTPLFIHFRNNTNNWREIPENLMDQYNEINAISTACSNGVPECEEMVSGLFKLWMENPNNNPIHPNLRSTVYCNAIAQGGEKEWDFAWEQFRNATLVNEADKLRAALACSNEVWILNRYLSYTLNPDLIRKQDATSTIISITNNVIGQSLVWDFVQSNWKKLFNDYGGGSFSFSNLIQAVTRRFSTEYELQQLEQFKKDNEETGFGSGTRALEQALEKTRANIKWVKENKEVVLQWFTENSK; encoded by the exons ATGGCCAAGGGCTTCTACATTTCCAAGTCCCTGGGCATCCTGGGGATCCTCCTGGGTGTGGCGGCCGTGTGCACGATCATCGCACTGTCAGTGGTGTACTCCCAGGAGAAGAACAAGAATGCCAAGAGCTCCCTCGAGGCCTCCACCACCccgtctgcctcagccaccaCCAGCAACCCCACCTTGGCCACCACTTTGGACCAAAGCATACTGTGGAACCGTTACCGCCTCCCCAACACGCTGAAACCCGATTCCTACCAGGTGACGCTGAGGCCGTACCTCACCCCCGATGACAGGGGCCTATACATTTTTAAGGGCTCCAGTACCGTCCGTTTCACCTGCAAGGAGGCCACCGACGTCATCATCATCCACAGCAAGAAGCTCAACTACACCCTCAGCCAGGGGCACAGGGTGGTCCTGCGTGGAGTGGGAGGCTCCCAGCCCCCTGACATCGACAGAACCGAGCTGGTGGAGCCCACTGAGTACCTGGTGGTGCACCTCAGGGGCTCCCTGGTGAAGGACAGCCAATATGAGATGGACAGTGAGTTTGAGGGGGAGTTGGCAGATGACCTGAAGGGCTTCTACCGCAGCGAGTACATGGAGGGCGATGTCAAAAA GGTGGTGGCCACAACACAGATGGAGGCCCCAGATGCCCGGAAGTCCTTCCCATGCTTTGATGAACCGGCCATGAAGGCCGAGTTCAACATCACGCTTATCCACCCCAAGGACCTCACAGCCCTGTCCAACATGCTTCCCAAAG GTCCCAGCACCCCACTTCCAGAAGACCCCAACTGGAGTGTCACCGAGTTCCACACCACGCCCAAGATGTCCACGTACTTGCTGGCCTTCATTGTCAGCGAGTTCACCTACGTGGAGACGCAGGCATCCAATGATGTCTTG ATCCGGATCTGGGCCCGGCCCAGTGCCATTGCGGCGGGTCACGGCGATTATGCTCTGAACGTGACAGGCCCCATCCTTAACTTCTTTGCCAGTCATTATGACACACCCTACCCACTCCCAAAATCAG ACCAGATTGGCCTGCCTGACTTCAACGCCGGCGCCATGGAGAACTGGGGACTGGTGACCTACCGGGAGAACTCCCTGCTGTTCGACCCGCTGTCCTCCTCCAGCAGCAACAAGGAGCGGGTGGTCACTGTGATTGCTCACGAGCTGGCCCACCAG TGGTTCGGGAACCTGGTGACCATGGAGTGGTGGAATGACCTGTGGCTGAACGAGGGCTTTGCCTCCTACGTGGAGTACCTGGGTGCTGACTATGCAGAGCCCACCTGGAACTTG AAAGACCTCATGGTGCTGAACGAAGTGTACCGCGTGATGGCCGTGGATGCACTGGCCTCCTCCCACCCACTGTCCACTCCTGCCTCGGAGATCAACACGCCGGCCCAGATCAGTGAGCTGTTTGACTCCATCTCCTACAGCAAG gGCGCCTCAGTCCTCAGGATGCTCTCCAGCTTCCTGTCCGAGGATGTATTCAAACAGGGCCTGGCA TCCTACCTCCACACCTTTGCCTACCAGAACACCATCTACCTGAACCTGTGGGACCACCTGCAGGAG GCTGTGAACAACCGGTCCGTCCAACTCCCCACCACCGTGCACAACATCATGGATCGCTGGACCCTGCAGATGGGCTTCCCGGTCATCACGGTGGATACCAGCATGGGGACTCTTTCCCAGGAGCACTTCCTCCTTGACCCCGATTCCAATGTTACCCGCCCCTCAGAATTCAA TTACCTGTGGATTGTGCCTATCACATCCATCAGAGATGGCAGACAGCAGGAGGACTACTGGCTGATGGATATAAGAG CCCAGAACAATCTCTTCAGAACATCAGGCAATGAGTGGGTCCTGCTGAACCTCAATGTGACGGGCTATTACCGGGTGAACTACGACGAAGAGAACTGGAGGAAGATTCAGACTCAGCTGCAGACAGACCACTTG GCCATCCCTGTCATCAATCGGGCACAGATCATTAATGATGCCTTCAACCTGGCCAG TGCCCGTAAGGTCCCTGTCACTCTGGCGCTGACCAACACCCTCTTCCTGATTGAAGAGACAGAGTACATGCCCTGGGAGGCCGCCCTGAGCAGCCTGAGCTACTTCAAGCTCATGTTCGACCGCTCCGAGGTCTATGGCCCCATGAAG AACTACCTGAAGAAGCAGGTCACACCCCTCTTCATTcacttcagaaataacaccaacAACTGGAGGGAGATCCCAGAAAACCTGATGGACCA GTACAACGAGATTAACGCCATCAGCACTGCCTGCTCCAATGGAGTTCCAGAGTGTGAGGAGATGGTCTCTGGCCTTTTCAAGCTGTGGATGGAGAACCCCAATAATAACCC GATCCACCCCAACCTGCGGTCCACCGTCTACTGCAACgctattgcccagggtggtgaGAAGGAGTGGGACTTCGCCTGGGAGCAGTTCCGAAATGCCACACTGGTCAATGAGGCCGACAAGCTTCGGGCAGCCCTGGCCTGCAGCAACGAGGTGTGGATCCTGAACAG GTACCTGAGCTACACCCTGAACCCCGACTTAATCCGGAAGCAGGATGCCACCTCTACCATCATCAGCATTACCAACAACGTCATCGGGCAAAGTTTGGTCTGGGACTTTGTCCAGAGCAATTGGAAGAAGCTCTTTAATGA TTATGGTGGTGGCTCGTTCTCCTTCTCCAACCTCATCCAGGCAGTGACACGACGATTCTCCACCGAGTATGAGCTGCAGCAG CTGGAGCAGTTCAAGAAGGACAACGAGGAAACAGGCTTCGGCTCAGGCACCCGGGCCCTGGAGCAAGCCCTGGAGAAGACGAGAGCCAACATCAAGTGGGTGAAGGAGAACAAGGAGGTGGTGCTCCAGTGGTTCACAGAAAACAGCAAATAG